Genomic window (Xenopus laevis strain J_2021 chromosome 3S, Xenopus_laevis_v10.1, whole genome shotgun sequence):
CCTGTAAAGAGGGAAGTGGTCATGATAATTCTGTAATGGGACTGCGCTCTACACATCTGTAAGGAGCTTGCTTTTGTTAACACAGTTCTGATTGGCTATGGTGCAATTGCCAGTTCTGATATTTGCCTCTCTAAAGTTATCTATGCTATTATTCAGATCCTCTTCAATCTCCATGTACTCAGATTTGCTCATTGCGGAGGAACTTCGTCGACTCAGATCACTGTTAGAGGCTAAATTGGGGGAGCTAACATGGAGTAACTGAGCCTGTTCCTCCCCTTCAGTTTCTCGGTGGTAGAAGTAGTTGAAGTTGGACACGATGACAGGTACAGGCAGGGCAATTGTCAGCACACCAGCGATGGCACACAAGGAGCCCACGATTTTGCCTCCAATTGTCACAGGGTACATGTCACCATAGCCCACAGTGGTCATGGATACCACCGCCCACCAGAAAGCATCAGGGATACTTGTAAAATGAGATTCATCCTCTTCAGCTTCAGCAAAGTACACTGCACTGGAGAACAAGATGACCccaatgaatagaaaaaaaattagcaacCCTAATTCTCTCATGCTAGCTTTCAAGGTCTGTCCCAAAATCTGGAGGCCCTTAGAATGCCTGGAGAGTTTGAAGATTCTAAACACTCTTACCAGTCTGATGACCCTCAGGATTGCCAAAGATGTTGCCTGTTCTCCTTTTTGGGGACCTTCTTGCTCTGCCATTTCAGTCCCCAAGGTGATAAAGTAAGGGATGATGGCCACAATGTCAATGAAGTTCATGATGTTCTTAAAGAATTCCGGTTTGCTGGGACATGCAAAGAACCTCACCACCAATTCAAAGGAAAACCAGATAATGCAGAGGGTCTCCACCACAAAGAATGGATCCGTGAAGATGTTGGACTTGTAGAAAACTGTGCTGTTGTTCACCCGTCGACTGAAGATCCGCTCATCTTTTAATTCTGGCAAAGTCTCCAAGCAGAAGATAACAATTGATATAAGGATGACCATCACAGATATTATGGCAATGATCCTGGCTGCGCCCGAGCTTTCGGGGAACTCAAACAAGAGCCACACCTGGCGTTGGAACTCTTTATCTGGCAGAGGGCGTTCCTCTTCCTTTACGAAACCCTCATCCTCCCTAAACTTCTCCATGGCCTCTTCCCCTAACTCATAAAACTTGATTTCCTCAGAGAACATGTCCAGTGGAACATTAACAGGTCTCCGGAGTCGACCCCCAGACTGGTAGTAATATAATATGGCATCGAAACTTGGACGGTTTCGGTCAAAGAAGTACTCGTTCCTCAGGGGGTCAAAGTAACGCATCCGTTTTTTGGGGTTCCCTAGCAGAGTGCTGGGGAACTGAGCGAGAGTCTTAAGCTGGGTCTCGAAGCGTAGGCCGGACACATTGATGACCACCCTCTCACAGCATTCGTGGTCATCTTGGTCTGGATGGTAGCTGTCCTGAGGGTGACCGGGCAAGACTGAGGTCTCGTCCATATTCTCCCCTGCGATTACGGTCATTTTTccagaggggaggggggaaggaggagTTGTTATAGGTATTCACTTTGCTGCTCCAGTACCCCTTCTTTTTAGAGAAACCTTCTCCCCCCCAAAACAACAAATCCTTTTGACGTCGGGGGGGAGGTTGACTATCTTAAGACCCAATGCAGACAGTCTCCCCCTCTGCTTCGCAGAAATCTTGCACCACCGGACCTCCCCCCACCCCCTTCCACCACTTTTTGTGCCTAATTTGTATTCCTTTACTCCTGCTGCTCAGTCCTACTGTGAGAATGTCTCATTGCTGCTCTGTCACAGTCCCCCCAGCCATGCAGTCAATGCTGTAGAATTGGAAGCTACAGGGTCTTTGCCAACTCAGCACTTTTTCTCCTGCCTTCCCCTACTGCTTGTTGTCAGTGTTGGGTGAAGCAGTGGAACACGCCAGTGCGGTAGAAGAAGACTGCTGcagggaaataaaaagaaataaataatagagtggacgggggggggggtggaaggaagggaaagtaggaaaaataaagaGCTGATTGTGTATCTCATCAGTAAGATTCCAGCACTGGGATAACtttgcactcacacaaacacacacagagaaatCACTTTGCTGCAGTGCATGGATTGCATGGGGGTGGGGGGTTGGATAGAGGCAGAAGCTAATGGGATGCTTACCTTGCGTGCCTCAGAGCAGGATGAAATCGCTGAGGGAGCTGCGACGGATGCGCGGCATCAGGAAGGCGCATGCAGCGAacacccacttttttttttgtgcccctTTTTAACACCGAGCTCAGTTTACAGGAGAGCCAGCATTAAGTCCTGCTGAAATATTCATACGGCATGCTATGGGGAGCGATTGTAGTTAATGAGCTGCCGATGCTCAGAGGGATAACAGGGGACGGTGCGCCGGGTCCATCCTCTTGTGCACGGAAATGCAGTGAGTGGGGCTGCCCCAATGCCGGGGATCTGCTGCTGCATTCCAGGAGCTGAAGTGAGAACCCCCCTCTAGAGCAGCGATGATGAGTGTGCCATTGGGAAAGCTGAATACATTAAGAGTAAAAAGCAAACTCGGGCCATTAATTGATGCTGCAGGCTCAGCAGAAACCTGAGAGCTGTTTGGTGCAGGCAGAGGGCTCATCAGCCTCCCCGGGCAGGGCCATTCCTTGTAGCCAGAGCTGAGCAGGAGAACGAGCAGGAGAATGAGCAGGAGAATGAGCAGCAGCAGCCTGAGCCTCCCTCTGTTGGGATGTGATAGTGAGACGCAATGCAGGCAGATCCCCCTCCATAGGCTGGAGCTTCAGCTACTATATTAACCATGGGCTCTTCCAATGCCTTGTGTcagcatgatgatgatgatgatgatgccatATGTctctgctggggaggggggggataTTCTTTAACTTGTGTTTATACACAGACCCCCAGGCATCAGGGTTTCGAGCTAAGTTGCTGCAGCCCATCCTTCTTAAAAATCAGCCGACAAGCCCCTTATAAGTATGCAATGACCCCCTACCTTCATATACCAACCCCCTCCAGCACTGTCAAATGCCAGTGTATGTCCACTTACCACAATACAACAATACATGCCAGTGCCCCCACACACTACACCAACACCAAACAGCAGAGACCATCACCCTCACCCCCTCTGCTGCCCCTTTCCCTCTCACCCACCAGCCTGACCTTCTCTATTACATTTCTATTCCTACATCAATGTGCCTAGGGCATCCTTACTTGCATGTGCTCTGTGCCACCTTCCTTATGCTGGTATTCTCCCCCTGCCCACTAAATGCCAATAGTGCCTACTAAATGCCGATAATGCCTGCTAAATGCCAACAGTGCCGACTAAATGCCAATAGTTCCCACTAAATGCCAATAACGCCTGCTAAATGCCAATAGTGCCCACTAAATGCAAATAATGCCCACTAAATGCCAATAGTGCCCGTTAAATGCCAAGAATGCCCTCTAAATGCCAGTAGTGCCCATTAGATGCCAATAATGCCTGCTAAATGCCAATAGTGCCCACTAAATGCCGGTTAAAAGCCAATAATGCCTGCTAAATGCCAATAATGCACTAAATGCCAATAGTTCCCACTAAATTCCAATAGTACAGACTAAATGCAAATAGTACCCACTAAAATGCCAATTTTGCCCCCATCTTAGCTCACCCTCCCACCCAATGCCTCTGCTAAGCAGAAgggcagtttaaaggagaactatcgtgaaaattaaaatttaatatcatactgaaataagaaactttgtaaatacaatcaatcaatattctgcatcatttctgaaataatcaagtttatcttcactattcctctctcggcatctgtttctcttcattctctcttcatgcagcagttgggtgtcagatattcattgacagttagatccaatatatcttataggggggctcctttcctagcagatgtattagagctcactcaaataacggattccagcacaaacacaatctaacaaaataactgccttttgcacaaatcctgcatgtagagagacatgatgtctggtgagtttaatagagtgagctctaatacatcttctaggcaaaaggagcccccctgtaagatatattggatctaactgtcaatgaatatctgacacccaactgctgcatgaagacagaatgaagataaacagatgctgagagagggatagtgaagataaacttgattatttcagaaacggtacagaatttttaattgatagtatttacaaagtttattatttcagtatgatgaagcttatattaaattttcattttcgcaatagttttcctttaatgagagcCCATCAGCCCAGAGTCAGACAGTATCCCTGCTGCAGTTGTCACACTGATCCTGTCTGTCTCTGCTCACATCTCTGTACTATGTAGGTTAGTTGATGGACACACACACCGAGCAAGGGCTAGAGGAATAATGGACGGCAAGAAAGCAGGGCacaggtaggtaggtaggtaggtaggtagcaCTTGCCTGTGCTGCAAGAGGTCTTCGTCCAAGGGATGATACTAAGGGCTGCCAGCACAATATGTTGTCTCTCATTCCCCCTCTGTTGTGCAATACTTCTCTCCTGGTCGGTTGCAGAGGTGCTGCATGCAGTATGACTTGGCTGAGAAATAATAATCCCTCTGTACTGGCAGAGCATGTTCAGGAGATGCTATACTGTCTCAGTGATGCCCATGAGCTGATCTGTTTGAGTGAGGGAGAGTGTGCAGTGCTGCCTGGTCATAAGTCACTGTAATATAAGTCCCAGTCACTTAGGAAAGGGCACATCATTAGACTTTATTGAGATCTATACAAGGCCCCATAGAGCTTCCAGTCCAAAATATGGAAATGTTAGCATCATAGTGACATCCACTAACGCACCCACCACCTCCTGATCATTACACTTACATTGattccacttaaagggatactgtcatgggacaaaaacatttttttcaaaacacatcagttaatagtgctgctccagcagaattctacactgaaatctgtttctcaaaagagcaaacagatttttttatatttaattttgaaatctgacatattgtcagttttccagctgccccatgtcatgtgacttgtcctctgagaaacttcaatcactctttactgctgtaatgcaagttggagttatatcatcccctccctttccctcccagcagcctaacaacagaacaatgggaaggtaaccagcaggggtgatcctggcccctccgccacctgaggcagcagcagttcctgccgcccccctcccccgtgtgcTTTCCTTTTTGCACTTGAGGGGGTCCAGGTACGCTAGCGCAGAGGGTCtaactgcactctctgcactagaagagccaaatttccggtttgaaaaccgaaaattcggctcttaaagtaccagtgTGGTAGAAGAAGACTGCTGCAGGGAAATAAATAATAGAGTGGGCGGGGGGGTGGAAGGAAGggaaagtaggaaaaataaagcCCCCCTCCACCGTGTGCTTtcctttttgcacctgagggggtccaggtacactagcgcagagagtctaactgcactctctgcactagaagagccaaatttccggtttgaaaaccgaaaattcggctcttaaagtaccaggagcggcatttttgccgcccctggtacatagtggggtgctgccacctgaggtgtCAGcatcaacttgcctcattggtgaagcgaccctggtaaccagatagcagctccctaacacaagataacagctgcctggtagatataagaacagcactcagtagtaaaatccaggtcccactgagacacattcagttacattgagtaggagaaacaagagcctgccagaaagcagttccatcctaaagtgctggctctttctgaaagcacatgaccaggcaaaatgacctgagatgcacctacacaccagtattacaacgaaaaaatacacttgctggttcaggaatgaatttttttattgtagagtgaattgtttgcagtgtaaacagtgtcatttagaaataaaaacaacatcataaaaatcatgacagaatccctttaaggaaatattcTTTAATCGTGCCAGGCCTACGCGGATCAGTTCCGTTCCTGTTCGCAGCAGTGCCAGAAATTAGTGCTTCAAAGCAGCTTTTAACACTGCATGGAATCTCTTAACCCTCACATTAATAATGCAGCACAACAGAATACCTGCAGAGGAGCAGGCCGCATACTTTTGCACTTTCCAATTAGGTTCTGTGTTAATCTGTCATTGTGTTACCACTGTTTTGTTTGTTGGGTTGGCATTCAGTTCTGCCCAATGGAGCAAATGTTTCTGCAAAGCAGCCATACCGCTCGCTTTCTTTTATTCAGTGATGCCCATAAAAATCAGCATGCTGTCCAAGGTGCCTCTAGGAACAGATGGTCTGGCACTTCTATCCCATGCCTCAATATGGcaccttcatttcttttttttcttacagaaatctgatcttaaagggatactgtcatggggaaaaattttttttcaaaatgtatcagttaatagtgcttctccagcagaattctgcactgaaatccatttctcaaaagagcaaacagattttttttatattcaattttgaagtctgacatggggctagacatattgtcaatttcccagctaccccaagtcatgtgacttgtgctctgataaacttcaatcactctttactgctgtactgtaagttggagtgatattacccctccctttccccccccccagcagccaaacaaaagaacaatgggaaggtaaccagatagcagctccctaacacaagataacagctgcctggtagatctaagaacaacactcaatagttaaaacacatgtctcactgagacacattcagttacattgagaaggaaaaacagcagcc
Coding sequences:
- the kcna1.S gene encoding potassium channel, voltage gated shaker related subfamily A, member 1 S homeolog isoform X1 codes for the protein MTVIAGENMDETSVLPGHPQDSYHPDQDDHECCERVVINVSGLRFETQLKTLAQFPSTLLGNPKKRMRYFDPLRNEYFFDRNRPSFDAILYYYQSGGRLRRPVNVPLDMFSEEIKFYELGEEAMEKFREDEGFVKEEERPLPDKEFQRQVWLLFEFPESSGAARIIAIISVMVILISIVIFCLETLPELKDERIFSRRVNNSTVFYKSNIFTDPFFVVETLCIIWFSFELVVRFFACPSKPEFFKNIMNFIDIVAIIPYFITLGTEMAEQEGPQKGEQATSLAILRVIRLVRVFRIFKLSRHSKGLQILGQTLKASMRELGLLIFFLFIGVILFSSAVYFAEAEEDESHFTSIPDAFWWAVVSMTTVGYGDMYPVTIGGKIVGSLCAIAGVLTIALPVPVIVSNFNYFYHRETEGEEQAQLLHVSSPNLASNSDLSRRSSSAMSKSEYMEIEEDLNNSIDNFREANIRTGNCTIANQNCVNKSKLLTDV
- the kcna1.S gene encoding potassium channel, voltage gated shaker related subfamily A, member 1 S homeolog (The RefSeq protein has 1 substitution compared to this genomic sequence), which produces MTVIAGENMDETSVLPGHPQDSYHPDQDDHECCERVVINVSGLRFETQLKTLAQFPSTLLGNPKKRMRYFDPLRNEYFFDRNRPSFDAILYYYQSGGRLRRPVNVPLDMFSEEIKFYELGEEAMEKFREDEGFVKEEERPLPDKEFQRQVWLLFEFPESSGPARIIAIISVMVILISIVIFCLETLPELKDERIFSRRVNNSTVFYKSNIFTDPFFVVETLCIIWFSFELVVRFFACPSKPEFFKNIMNFIDIVAIIPYFITLGTEMAEQEGPQKGEQATSLAILRVIRLVRVFRIFKLSRHSKGLQILGQTLKASMRELGLLIFFLFIGVILFSSAVYFAEAEEDESHFTSIPDAFWWAVVSMTTVGYGDMYPVTIGGKIVGSLCAIAGVLTIALPVPVIVSNFNYFYHRETEGEEQAQLLHVSSPNLASNSDLSRRSSSAMSKSEYMEIEEDLNNSIDNFREANIRTGNCTIANQNCVNKSKLLTDV